The genomic segment ATCCCCCTCTGGGGTGGGGTCCTTATCACCATTGTGGAcaccctcttcttcctcttcctcgaTAAGTATGGTGAGTGCCAAGATGAGGGCTGGGGGTACTGTCACCCAGGCTGCCCTGGTGGCCATGTGGCACCAGTGTCCCCTGCTCTGTTCCACCCTATCTCTTTACCTTTCTAGGACTCCGCAAACTGGAGGCTTTCTTCGGCCTCCTCATCACCATCATGGCCCTGACCTTTGGCTATGAGGTGaaggggggagctggggacaacCCTTTTCCTGTAAGGCTGGCAAGGGACCCCGCCACATGGTGTCCCCACTGCTACCAGCCTGTGGTAGGGGGGGTGGCAGCTCACAGTGCCCCTTCTCACTGCTTCACAGTATGTGGTGGTGAGGCCAGGGCAGGTGGAGGTGCTGAAGGGAATtttcctgcccagctgcccGGGCTGTGGGcgaaaggagctgctgcaggccATGGGCATCATTGGCGCCATCATTATGCCCCATAACATCTTCCTCCACTCCTCCTTGGTCAAGGTGAGATCAAGGCACTGCCATGGGCACTGTTCTGCCAGAGTGCCTCAGGGTACACTTGGTGGGGACCAGCTGGTCCTGGCTGTGGGACAGGGGTGCTCACATGACCCTGTACCACCTGTGCCACTGGCCATGCCCAGACACGGGCAATCGACCGGTCCAAGAAGGAGGCGGTGCAGGAGGCCAATATGTATTTCCTGAGCGAGTCCTGCCTGGCCCTCTTTGTCTCCTTCCTCATCAACCTCTTTGTCATGGCTGTCTTCGGCGAGGCTTTCTACCACCAGCGAAATGAGGACGTGGTGAGTGTCACCTCATGTGCACGGGGAGATGACAGCTGTGCCCATCTGTGGACATGGGCAGGACAAGCATCCCCTGGGGATTGCACGTTCTCATTCCCCGAGACGTGATGCGTGGGGATCCCCCTGTgcctgtgggagctgctgggtggcTGTCACACTCGTGCCTGCCGTGCCTTACAGCACAACAAGTGCATCAACAGCAGCATCAGCCACTACGCCAGCATCTTCCCCACCAACAACAAGACAGTCTCTGTGGATATCTACCAGGGGGTGAGTGGCACCAGGCTGTTTCCAGTGAGCATCCATTCTCATTTGGGGGATATATCACTCTCCCCATTGACCCCTGGGGCGATTATTAACCCCACTAGAAAGCTGGGAGCTGATGGGTATGCCTGGGGTAGGGGACGCTTTAAGGTGCCCACTGGAGTGTCCTTACACAGGGTGTCATCCTGGGCTGCTATTTCGGGGCAGTGGCACTGTACATCTGGGGCATCGGGAtcctggcagcaggacagagctccaCAATGACTGGGACTTACGCTGGGCAGTTCGTCATGGAGGTGAGAGATAGCAATGCTGGCCCTTGCCCCCACAGGGAGGGGCTGAGAGCAGGGAAATCACGGGCGGGCCCTGGCTGGAGGGTTTCTGTGGGCAGCACACTCCCCCAGGGGTATTTGGAGGAGTTAATTGCCCACCATTCCTGCAAGGAGGTGGAGGGTGGGGCAGCTTGCTAGCACCAGTGTCCCTATACCCCAGGAGGGGGGATGGAGACAGTGCCCACCCACTGTACCCTGTGGGTGCCCCATGCAATGTTTCCCTAATTAATTAGATCCTCTCTTAATGAGTCGGAGGTGACACCTAGTGGGGCCCGGCAGCCCTGCAAGAGCCCGCTCAGTGCTCTGGCATAAAGGAGGGGGAGATGCCCCCCATGTTCCTCCCGGCCAGGGTTTAGGGGGTCGCCCCGACACGGTGCCCCAGGCGCAGCGAGGGTTCAGGTTCTGCCGTGTTCCAGGGCTTCCTGCAGCTCCGCTGGTCCCGCTTCAGCCGAGTGCTCTTCACCCGCTCCTTTGCCATCCTGCCCACTGTCTTCGTGGCCGCTTTCAAGGATGTCAGCCACCTCACAGGCATGAATGACCTGCTCAATGTCCTGCAGAGCATTCTGGTAAGGGGGTGTGAGGGTATCACGTGCGCCCAAACACCCCAGGCTGGCAGCCCTGATGTCCTCATCCCCCTCTCCTTTCAGCTGCCTTTTGCCGTTCTGCCTGTCCTCACCTTCACCAGCCTGCACCCGCTCATGCAGGATTTCAGCAACAGCCTGTGAGTGCCAGGGCACGGGGAGGCACAGAGGAGGCAGAgtggggagctgtggctgcaagCACCTTCCCTTTGGCCCATCCTATCCCCCCAAATCATGCCATGGGACAATTAGTATATGGACATTGGAGGGGTATGTTCATTCCcacctgcccagggcagccagAGCAGAACAGGCCCCATCACTaccctcatcatcctcctcccaATCACACCTCTGGTTCCTTGGGCACCCCTGGACCCTCAGCATCCTTCTGGCACTGCCAGTCATGGATTTGGAAGGTGGTCAAAGTCCACACCTAGAGCCCCACCACAGGGTGAAATACAGCTGTGGGGTGCAGAGATGTCCCAGCTGGGGTCTGGTTCACCTATAAACTCAGCTCCCCCAGACCTCTGTGCCTAGTGGCCCCAGGGTGggggctctgccctggcactgatgcccactgctctgctcacagcccagggaaggTGCTGATGACCCTCATCACGGGGCTGGTCTGCACCATCAACGTTTACTTCGTGGTGGACTTTTTGCCAACACTGCATGGCCTGGAGTACCACATTCCCCTGGGCCTGCTACTGGCTCTCTACGTGGCTTTCGTCGCCTACCTGGTAGGGCTGGCACGGTAGGATAAGGGCGGGACAGTGTCCCTGGTGGGTGCTCATCGACCTGTCCTCTTTGCCCCGGCAGATCTGGACATGCAGCATCGCACATGGAGCCCGGTTCCTAGCCCGGGGCCACCACAGCCGGTTCAATTTTGGTCTCGCCCTCGAGCCGACAGGGACATGGTGACAGATCCCATCTCTTATCCCCACGTCCCTGCCCTGCGCGGCCTCCTCACAGCGGACACGGATTTGCTGCCACTCCGAGTCCGGACATGTTGTAACCAGAGATGCACCCAGCAAGGAAAGGGTTAACAGACCGGCAGACCTCCCCCCAAGATCCTAGAGCTCAGCGCTTCTTCCCAGCCCAAGCCCCGCCAATTCCGGGGGTGCTGGTCCAGGCTTGATGCGAGGCAATGGGATAGCAGCGGGAAGCTCTCCCATCCCTTGCTACAGACGCTTCAGTGAATGAGCCGCGTTGGGAGACTTCCCTGCTCATTATTGCCAGGAACCGCCGGCCCCCAGGACTTCTAATCACCGCTGGGGACCGCTAATTACCGCCGGGGACCGCTAACCACCCCGCACCGCCCGCCGCCGGCGGGGCCAGCCCCGGGACCGGCCCCAGCCCCACGCGGGGCTCCGCAACTCGGGGGGCGGGGGACGGCTGATAAACGGCGTGTTTGGAACCTGGCCTCGGCCTCGCTGCTGCTGCGTGGCCCCGGTGTGGGGCGGGGACCCCCGGCCCAGCCGTATCCCGGGGACGGCCCCTTTTCCCCGGGCGGGGGACTGGGCGGAGTTGCCAACGCGCGGCCGTGGCGGCGCGGGGGGCTCCGCGCCAGCTTTTTGCATTCtcgcggggggagcggggctgtCGGGGGCCCCACCGTGCCCTTCCCGCCCCGGATGCCCCGTTTCCCGCCTGCCGGTACCGCCGGATGCGGATGCGAAGCCGCTCGGGCCCTCCCCGGGGGCGGCCGTGGCCCCCTCCTCGGTCCCGCACCgcgggtggggggggggggggggtccgaCCGCGCTTCGGCCCCCGCCGCGGTCCGCACTTGCGAGACGCTCCCTGGCTGTTTCAAGGCTCCCCActctccccaggacccccccaccccccccccaccccaaaatcccacttCCCGACCCACGCCGGCCGGGTAGTGGAGCGGGAATTTTGGGGGCCGGACACCCCCCCAGCCCGTGCCCCCCACTCCGGGAAGGGACCcccccccgccgctcccgggggCCGCGCTTGTTTATGTGAAGAATGTCCCCTTCCTTAAAAGGGCGATGGCGGACGGGGTGGGGCGGTACCTCCCCCCCCGCCTCCGCGTTGGCCCGGCCTCTGGCTGCTTGAAGGAGGGGCTAGGGCTGTGGGGCCCACCGAACGGCGGGGGCTCCCCCCTCCTCCGGGGGCGCAGCCGACCCGAGCCccgggaggaggagcaggagacgCCCCGAGCTCGGGGTGCACCTGCCCGGGGGTACAAGCCTTGGGGTACCACCGAGGGGTAGGGGGGCATCGGGGTGGTCCTCAGCGGGCAGAAGGCTGGGGGGATTGGGGTCTGCAGGGCTATGCTTGTGGGATTTGCTATTCTCCAGCTGGGACCTGCAACCCAGAGCACCATCAGCCCAGAGACACTTGCTTCCACCCAACCCTTAGGAAAAAGTGTCCCACTCCAATTGGTCCCTTGGCTATAGGGCAGCTCTTGGTGGAGTACAGCTTCCAGGGCCAAGGCTATGTTGgggaacagggaaaagcatCCAGGACCCCAGTCTAAGAGCAGTGgagtgggacagaggggtccctgGGTGCCTGATTGAGGGGCCCCTGATGCTCTTGTGCCTGTACCCCGCAGCCCAAACAATCCAGCTGGGCGCTGCCTACTCTTGGCCTGGGCTtgtcccacagccccaggacagtgacaggggTCTCCCTAAGCTCCCCAGCTGTCCAATCTGCCTCCAAGCAGGAAGTGGAGCTGGAAGTGGTGCTCCAACTACCGCTGCAGGCATTGGCCCAGAGACTTTTCTAATTGTGTTAATTGGAGAACTAGCAGGGCCTGGCTGGActcagcagggagagaggaggaggaggatgtaGCCAAAGGAACAGGGGTCCTGGATGGGACAAGTGTGTAGCCTCTGCAGCTGTCCCCACAGAAAGCATCctccagcagcccagcccagccagctgcTGGGGATGAGGCAGTCATCCTGTCCAGTTCCACCTGGGATAAAGGAATACAAAGGTCAGTCCAAAATAATAGAGAGAAGAGGAAGCACAacctcttcctttcctcctgctgGGCCAGGAGACAGCGGTGTCTGCCTGATGTGGGAGCTGGCTGCCGTACTGCGGAGGGGCAGCGAAACTGAGGCACAATCGCTGCCCGCCATCAGAACCGAGGGAGGGGGTGGCAGGATGCACCGGTTCCGGTTCCCAACAGCAGCTGGTCCCTTCCACGGCTCCCCGGGGGCAGGTGGTGCCGGGATGTTCCACGTGGAGCCGAGACTGCGGGAACTGCAGGTATAAATTGGCTTTTGTGCTGCAAGAATCCCGCCAGCCCCGCAGCATCGCAGTTCTCTGTGGCGGCACATCCCAATCCCGGACCCCATTTCCCAGCGCGGTCACCTGGGGGCAGGTGTCGTGTCCCCTTGTGCCCCACGCTGGAAGGTGGGACGTGTCCCCTCCCAACGCTGtttcccaggggctgctcccatCCTGCCATGTCGGCTCAGCCCCGGGGGATAGAGCGGTAACCGGGGTCTGCCACCGCCCGCATCTCTGCCCCTGGTCCCTACTGGGCTACAAAAGGCGATCTCAGCTCCTGAAGTTCCCAAGCCGCaggtgggagaggaggaaagacTTCCAATGAGCTGAGACGGGAAATTTCCAACCTGCTACACCCTCGAGGCAGCGCTGACAGAGCGCGCAGCATCTCCTGCCGCCGAGATGGCGAGGGGGGTGGCCGGGACAGGCCCCCTCGCGGGCCGGACGCTGCCTGGGCGGGGTTGGGGGGCACGGCGGTGAGAGGCTGCCGCGGCACAGCCCCGCAGCGCCAgcgaggggagggggctggaggATGCTGCATTTGGGGGGCGGATTTCCTCTGAGGGACTTGTGCCATCCACCAGCTCCCGGCAAGAGTTGCTTTTCAGAAAGTGGCTGGAAACAGCCCCGTTTCCCCGCcgaaggcaggagggaaggcaTTGTGAGGGGAGGTGTATCTGTTGATAACATAGGCTCATTAATTGCCCAGAAAAAAGCGGCGGTTATTGGCGCAGCCCCCCAGCACCTTTGCCGCGCACCGCTGGCCCGTACAGGCAACGCGCGATGTGCCCTCGGGGGGTACTGGGGACCCCGAGCCGCTAGTCCAGGCTCTCTGCTCCAGGGGGACGTGTTCATATGCCGGAGGGATCCCCGGGATGCCAACTGGATGGGGGGTGACAGAAGGACTGATCCCCCTCTCCACGCTCTCTCGGTCGGGGCGGGGGAGTGTGGGAGAGCCCGGCGGGGTGTCGGGGACCCGTGCACGGTCACCACGGAGCGAGGGTGCTCTCTTCCCAGGCAAACCACGGAACACTCCCCATCTCGGTCCCAATCGCTGCTCGGCGAGGACCCTCACTCCTGCCGGGCTGCGCGGGTGccgggaggaggagggaggaggagggagaaggaggagggccCCCCCTGCTGTCGTTGCCCTTTTAAGGGGTTCCTTGAAACCGCGCCCGGGATCCATGTttgcagccccagcccgggcGGAGGAAACTCCATGTTGTAACAAAGTTTCCTCCGCGGCGCCGCtcccgcgcccgccgccccgcgccgccgccggcccccgccccgcctCCCCCCCCGGGGGCCGCGCCGGGGGGGGCcgccccctcccaccccccctCCCCGGCGCCCATGGAGCACCAGTCCATCATCGCCCAGGTTagcagggaggaggggagcGCCCCGCTTCAGGAGAAAGGTAACGCCGAGGAGGATACTGATCCCCCTCGCCCCCTTCCTGTGCGGcggaggggagagggggaggtCCCCGGGGGGTCGaggggcctgcgggggctgctcctggagggTGTGAGGAGCTGCGCGCCGCCTCAGCCCGCCCCCGTGCATCCCGCTGCCCAGGGCTGGCGAGATgcgctggggctgcagctcgGAGCCAGCGGGGCTGTCTGCACCCGCCCGGGCGCGGGGGGCCGTGGTCCGGCCCCCTCGGAGCCCGGCGGTGCCCTGCAAGGCTCGGGGCGCTGCTTGGATTATCTGCGCTGTTTCCTCCGGAGCCGGGCGAGGGGTGCGCGCAGCTCCGGCGGGGATGTGAGGCAGGAAGGGCGCCGGGCGCCCTGCTGCATGCCGGCGTCCCGTCCCCCGCGTCCCCTCCACCCCGCGGAGGGGGTTTGTCGGTGGCCGCCGCTCGTCACCCTGGCCTGGGAAGCTGCCAGGGCCGGGAGGAGCAAACGTGGGAACGGGCCCCGTCCCCAGTGGGGAGCTCCTGCCCCACTGGCTCCCCACAACAGGGCTCGGGGCCCTGGCCCGCCTGAAGGGGTGACAGCCAGGGCGGGgtgcagccccggcccgggctGCGGTAGGACCCGGCCCCGGGACCGGCggggccagggctggagccGTCGCGCTGCCCCTGGGGCACGgggtgggcaggagcagcccctctgcctcagtttcccctcgTTCCGCCAATGGGGACTGCGGGAACGGCGCCCAGGGGCGGGCGCTTAGCTCTGATTGGCCTCTCTCCTCCGGTGCACTCGAGTCAGCCAATGAGACGAGGGAGTTGTCtggaggaggggaaaagaacGAGCGTAAGCCCCGCCTCCCTCACCGAGGCCCCgccccattcccacccccccgagcagggctgtgccccccGGGGCGGGATAGCGGGGGCCGGCCCCGGGCCCACGGCTgcccctgggctcagccccgCGCCCTTCTTGTAGGGTCTCCGGCCACGCCAGGGCGGCCCGCGGGGGTGACTGGTGGAGTGGCGTGTGCTGGGTGAGGGGCCGTGGGTGGTCACCAAGCACTGGTGTCAGCGACACTGCCCTGGCACCATTGTTTGGCAGGGCAGGAAGACCGACCGGATGGGTGTCGGGATCTGAAAAGAGCACGGGGGCTCTGGAGCAACACCCAAACTTGGCTCACCTGGCCCCCAGTTCTGTGCTGGGAGTACCCCCGGGGTACCCCTCACCCCCCTTCTGCCCTCCCACAGGTACCCAGACCCCTGCCAAGAAGCCTCGAAGCCGCAGCATTCTTCAGTCTCtcttctgctgcctgtgccGTGATGAAGGCGAGCCCTGCACTGGCACCACTGGTGCACCGCTGCTGGTGGAGGAGAACGGGGCACTGCCCAAGGTaaccccacagccccagcctggcactggcGGAGAAGGGCTAGCATCCCCTGCACCTACCCTGTGTGGCCAGGATTGGGGCGTGGACAGTCgcttctcccagtgcccccctcTGGCCACCCTGTTGCTACCCTGCTGACCCGTGTCCccctgctgcaggctgctgtCAAGCACCTCTTGCCTGAGATCAAGCCGCAGGATGCCAGCAAGCTCTGCGTGGTCATCGACCTGGATGAGACCTTGGTGCACAGCTCCTTCAAGGTGGGGGACACCCTGGCCCACCCCACACCTCTTGCCACACGTTCCCCTACCTGCTCTGCCACCCTTTTCCCACAAAGTGAtgcccagcacccagcacagcctggctgggtcagttggggtgtccctgtgaggGGGCTGCGGGGCTGGCAGGGGTGCATTGTGAGCAGAGAGCAGGCAGCATTTGGGCAGGGGTTGCCTGGTGTGCCCCGTGCTCATCCTGGTGTGCCCTTCCCCAGCCAGTGAACAACGCCGACTTCATCATTCCCGTGGAAATCGATGGCATCATGCACCAGGTAACAGTGGCGTGGGGGCCTGGTGGGAGGGGGGCATCATTTCACCCCCCTGAGGACCAGGAGCCATCCCAGTGCTCTGCACCACGGGGTAATGGGAGGTGTCAGGGCACCAGCTTTGGCACGgtgtggagcagagctgggtgcatGTCTTATCGCAGGGCAGGGAGGTGAGGGGTGTCCTGGCATGGTGCCCTCCTGCAGTGGCCAGCCCCGGTTTCAAGTAATCCAGGATAGGCTGTGGTCTGGGCAGTCAGCCTGTTCTCGGTTACTTGGCTCTGGAGCCAGCCAAACACTTCACCTTGGACATTCCTGTGGGGCCATGGCATCCCCCAGCCCGCACAGGCAGCTCCCCTGTGGTCCGGCCACGGAGCTGCTTGCTGGTTGGGTGTGGGGACACAGGTGTCCCCTGGGGAGGACACGGGGGTGCTGGGTGAGCCGTAGCCCGTGCCAGCAGCACGCTGCCCTCTGTCTGTGCCCACAGGTGTACGTGCTCAAACGGCCACACGTGGACGAGTTCCTACAGCGCATGGGCGAGCTCTTCGAGTGTGTGCTCTTCACTGCCAGTCTGGCCAAGGTGGGTGCCCCTGACCTGCCCTGGCATTGCCCACCCCTTCCCAGACACCCCTTGACTGGCACAGCTCCCTTGCCTGCCCACCTTGCAGGCATCACTGGCCTCTTGTCCCCTGTGTACCCActggcagcaccagcactggGCAGCCTCCCTACTCGTCCCTCCAAGGCACTGgccagggaaactgaggcacagtgAGACTTGGCACCAGTGGGGAGCCGGATGCCGTTGTCgctgtggggtggggagggtgGTGCGGTGCATCACGGTGACCCCCTTCCTGTGCTTGTAGTATGCAGACCCTGTGGCTGACCTGCTGGATAAATGGGGGGCTTTCCGGGCACGACTTTTCCGGGAATCCTGTGTTTTCCATCGCGGCAACTACGTGAAGGACCTGAGCCGCCTGGGCCGTGACCTGCGCCGAATCATCATCATAGACAACTCTCCCGCATCCTACATCTTCCACCCTGATAACGCCGTACGTACCCGCAGGGCAAGGCTGGGCGGGGCCTGGAGGTGATGCGGTGCGGGACCGTCTCTCAgcactgtcccctgtgccactgtcccctgtgccacctGCAGGTGCCGGTGGCCTCCTGGTTTGATAACATGGCGGACACGGAACTGCTGGACCTGCTGCCCTTCTTCGAGAGGCTCAGCAAGGTGGAGGACGTGTACGCAGTGCTCAAGAAGCAGCGGACTAACAGCTAATGGCCCCCCCACCTCCGGGTGCTGCAAAGGGGCACCACCAGGGGAGCCAGGTGCCTTATTCTGGGGGAGAGAGGGTCCCGGTGTGCCCCGCATCATCCTCCCCAGCCCCGCGGGTGCcctctgtgcctgctggtgGTGGGAGATGTGGGTGGCCCTGCCAGGAAGCTGGGTGCCCCCCTTCTCAGAGAAGGGGGGCCATGGGTGACCCACTGCCTTGCTGTGCTGAGGACctatttggggggggtcccatCCTCCCccactgcccagcccctgcccccttcccccccaaaCTGCGTCTCCCTCCACAAAACGGTTCTCAGgtccttttcctctctgtcccccgactggggaggggggcggggtcagcagctgctgctttccactGCCTTTGGGAGGATTAGATCCCTCCATCCAGACTGCCTGCTGGGAGGCTGGCAGCCCTTGGCCCCTATTTGCCAGGGCTACAGGACAGGTTAACACTTTGCCATCCTCCAAAAAAGCAGGGAGTCTTACTGGCCTTGGTGCGTAGGACTGCCACCATACCCTTAACTCTGCCCTAGGTGCAGCTGATCACCTCGGGGGGGGGGCATGTCCTTGCCTCTCTTCATGCCTGCTGCCCCCACCTAGGGGTTGTGTTTTGCAGGGGCAGCCCAGCCTCAGGGCTGAGCCCCTGGGCACAAACGCCTCCCACGTGCCTTGGGACACTGTGTTTCTGTTCCCCCTTAACCCTGCAAGGGGTGTGCCTGGGGGGGCTC from the Poecile atricapillus isolate bPoeAtr1 chromosome 5, bPoeAtr1.hap1, whole genome shotgun sequence genome contains:
- the SLC11A1 gene encoding natural resistance-associated macrophage protein 1 isoform X1; this encodes MASLEPGLTRSLNRGQEQSYSTGRSPKPPQRPGTQDQTYLEELISIPKGSGPGFSFRKLWAFTGPGFLMSIAYLDPGNVESDLQCGALAGFKLLWVLLWATVLGLLCQRLAIRLGVVTGKDLSEICYHYYPKVPRVLLWLMIEIAIVGSDMQEVIGTAIAFSLLSAGRIPLWGGVLITIVDTLFFLFLDKYGLRKLEAFFGLLITIMALTFGYEYVVVRPGQVEVLKGIFLPSCPGCGRKELLQAMGIIGAIIMPHNIFLHSSLVKTRAIDRSKKEAVQEANMYFLSESCLALFVSFLINLFVMAVFGEAFYHQRNEDVHNKCINSSISHYASIFPTNNKTVSVDIYQGGVILGCYFGAVALYIWGIGILAAGQSSTMTGTYAGQFVMEGFLQLRWSRFSRVLFTRSFAILPTVFVAAFKDVSHLTGMNDLLNVLQSILLPFAVLPVLTFTSLHPLMQDFSNSLPGKVLMTLITGLVCTINVYFVVDFLPTLHGLEYHIPLGLLLALYVAFVAYLIWTCSIAHGARFLARGHHSRFNFGLALEPTGTW
- the SLC11A1 gene encoding natural resistance-associated macrophage protein 1 isoform X3; its protein translation is MASLEPGLTRSLNRGQEQSYSTGRSPKPPQRPGTQDQTYLEELISIPKGSGPGFSFRKLWAFTGPGFLMSIAYLDPGNVESDLQCGALAGFKLLWVLLWATVLGLLCQRLAIRLGVVTGKDLSEICYHYYPKVPRVLLWLMIEIAIVGSDMQEVIGTAIAFSLLSAGRIPLWGGVLITIVDTLFFLFLDKYGLRKLEAFFGLLITIMALTFGYEYVVVRPGQVEVLKGIFLPSCPGCGRKELLQAMGIIGAIIMPHNIFLHSSLVKHNKCINSSISHYASIFPTNNKTVSVDIYQGGVILGCYFGAVALYIWGIGILAAGQSSTMTGTYAGQFVMEGFLQLRWSRFSRVLFTRSFAILPTVFVAAFKDVSHLTGMNDLLNVLQSILLPFAVLPVLTFTSLHPLMQDFSNSLPGKVLMTLITGLVCTINVYFVVDFLPTLHGLEYHIPLGLLLALYVAFVAYLIWTCSIAHGARFLARGHHSRFNFGLALEPTGTW
- the SLC11A1 gene encoding natural resistance-associated macrophage protein 1 isoform X2; this translates as MASLEPGLTRSLNRGQEQSYSTGRSPKPPQRPGTQDQTYLEELISIPKGSGPGFSFRKLWAFTGPGFLMSIAYLDPGNVESDLQCGALAGFKLLWVLLWATVLGLLCQRLAIRLGVVTGKDLSEICYHYYPKVPRVLLWLMIEIAIVGSDMQEVIGTAIAFSLLSAGRIPLWGGVLITIVDTLFFLFLDKYGLRKLEAFFGLLITIMALTFGYEYVVVRPGQVEVLKGIFLPSCPGCGRKELLQAMGIIGAIIMPHNIFLHSSLVKTRAIDRSKKEAVQEANMYFLSESCLALFVSFLINLFVMAVFGEAFYHQRNEDVGVILGCYFGAVALYIWGIGILAAGQSSTMTGTYAGQFVMEGFLQLRWSRFSRVLFTRSFAILPTVFVAAFKDVSHLTGMNDLLNVLQSILLPFAVLPVLTFTSLHPLMQDFSNSLPGKVLMTLITGLVCTINVYFVVDFLPTLHGLEYHIPLGLLLALYVAFVAYLIWTCSIAHGARFLARGHHSRFNFGLALEPTGTW
- the CTDSP1 gene encoding carboxy-terminal domain RNA polymerase II polypeptide A small phosphatase 1, which translates into the protein MEHQSIIAQVSREEGSAPLQEKGTQTPAKKPRSRSILQSLFCCLCRDEGEPCTGTTGAPLLVEENGALPKAAVKHLLPEIKPQDASKLCVVIDLDETLVHSSFKPVNNADFIIPVEIDGIMHQVYVLKRPHVDEFLQRMGELFECVLFTASLAKYADPVADLLDKWGAFRARLFRESCVFHRGNYVKDLSRLGRDLRRIIIIDNSPASYIFHPDNAVPVASWFDNMADTELLDLLPFFERLSKVEDVYAVLKKQRTNS